A window of the Gloeothece verrucosa PCC 7822 genome harbors these coding sequences:
- a CDS encoding IS5 family transposase (programmed frameshift), translated as MYPSDLSDAEWELLAPLIPAAKSGGHPRTTDIRQVCNAIYYHLKTGCQWRYLPKNFPPPSTVYSYYRKWVKKGVWEKINHTLRQMVRQQVGKSPQSSVIIADSQSVETTGKKGDVYGFDGGKKVKGRKRQLLVDSLGLILKVIVAEAHGQERVLAATAVMELLEENPKLLEKVALMWVDAGYSGDKFALAIWLMIQARVEVIKRSDKKFKVLPKRWIVERTFGWFNWYRRLSKDYEKLSEMSEAAIYAVMTRIMLRRLVS; from the exons TTGTATCCAAGTGATTTATCTGATGCCGAATGGGAATTGCTTGCCCCACTTATTCCAGCCGCTAAATCCGGGGGACATCCGCGTACTACAGATATTAGACAAGTCTGTAATGCGATATATTATCATTTGAAGACCGGATGCCAATGGAGATATTTACCCAAAAATTTTCCTCCTCCCTCCACAGTCTATAGTTATTATCGCAAATGGGTCAAAAAGGGGGTTTGGGAAAAAATCAATCACACCCTCCGGCAGATGGTTCGTCAACAGGTAGGGAAATCTCCGCAAAGTAGTGTAATCATAGCAGACAGCCAATCGGTGGAAACAACCG GAAAAAAGGGGGATGTGTATGGCTTTGACGGTGGAAAAAAAGTCAAAGGCCGAAAAAGGCAATTATTAGTTGATAGTTTAGGATTAATCTTGAAAGTAATTGTAGCTGAAGCTCATGGTCAAGAAAGAGTCTTAGCGGCGACGGCGGTAATGGAACTATTAGAAGAAAATCCCAAACTGCTTGAAAAAGTGGCTTTAATGTGGGTAGATGCTGGTTATAGTGGTGATAAATTTGCTCTGGCTATTTGGTTGATGATTCAAGCAAGAGTAGAAGTAATAAAGCGTTCAGACAAAAAATTTAAAGTTTTACCGAAAAGATGGATTGTGGAACGAACGTTCGGCTGGTTTAACTGGTATCGTCGTTTGAGTAAAGATTATGAAAAATTATCAGAAATGAGTGAAGCCGCTATTTATGCAGTTATGACAAGGATAATGTTGCGTCGCCTCGTTTCTTAA
- the ssb gene encoding single-stranded DNA-binding protein, protein MTTSINFISLVGRASKDPEIKYFHSGACVTKLDIAVKRGKDDEPDWFSLEFWDKTAEVAANYVRKGGLIGVQGEVIINCWNDEQGNYRYKPVVRVNNLELLAGAKNDTPVAPPNNANSNIPIPTPVKTKAKVNPNNN, encoded by the coding sequence ATGACTACTTCCATCAATTTTATTTCTCTAGTAGGTCGTGCCAGCAAAGACCCCGAAATTAAATATTTTCATTCGGGGGCTTGCGTCACCAAACTAGACATTGCCGTCAAACGCGGCAAGGATGATGAACCTGATTGGTTTAGCTTGGAGTTTTGGGATAAAACTGCCGAAGTAGCCGCTAACTATGTCCGTAAAGGCGGACTCATCGGAGTACAGGGTGAAGTGATCATTAATTGTTGGAATGATGAGCAAGGAAATTACAGGTATAAACCAGTTGTTCGTGTCAATAATTTAGAATTATTGGCAGGAGCTAAAAATGATACTCCCGTTGCTCCTCCAAATAATGCTAATAGTAATATTCCCATTCCCACCCCTGTAAAAACCAAAGCCAAAGTCAATCCAAACAATAATTGA
- a CDS encoding CARDB domain-containing protein gives MSLTPPPDLEVELVDAPTTATAGRNLTITYQVTNFGSTSTPNSSWIDSIYLSSDNQLNINTDLRLGTVTRNGILSPDGSYTNSGTFTLPNTISGTYYAFVVTDSNDVVFELDNNNNVGFDATPINITVVSADLVVSATTLPTAQAGKSLRVEWTVTNQGIGDSAVTSWNDRIIASIDNIVGNGDDVVLGNYTRTGLLSAGGSYSRSEIVAIPFNLSGQYQVFIVTDSNNNVYEQNNEGNNTAVQTVTITRQTPDLQVTQLNAPTSALSGQPFTVNWTVQNTGGGLTNTDYWYDDVYLSTDALISNDDLLLERVYHSGALEASQQYSVNRTFTLPANLEGQFFTLVRTDSTYRVIEDIETNNDRAITGTGEGGNIPPTTITLSPVADLVVDNVDAPTTGISGQLLTLSWTVSNTGTAATGTRGWYDAVYLSRDQIFDRNSDLYVGYVSANENLAVGNSYTRTQSFRLTQGLSGPYYAFVVTDSGNNINERGGEANNINYDLNSVELSLPQPADLVVGTITLPETGIAGQNGTITYTVTNSGVNPVVGSWTDTIYLSKDTTWDINDTYFGQVINTNTVASGGSYSKTVTAPLPGVETGDYHVILRSDIRNQIVESNEENNLKASLDDFNIDVEELTLGESSSGTLGQGQGVYYRVDVAAGETLKVKLDSASETAVNELYIRYGEVPTRAKFDRGFSEPLAADQEILIPATSSGTYYILAYGNQVSGSPNYQIEADLVQFSISDISTKQGSNKGKATLVIDGAKFSTNDEINLVAADGTLRQASRVWWKDSTELWATFDLQGLETGLYDVQVKNATQTASLEDAFTVTNGAVGNLEVNVSAPSSLRPGQGGIVTVNYVNSGETDIVAPLLTLVAENANLKLPQQSAASGSSLQFLGISSTGPAGIVAPGQRGSFSVQFTPTVSSGSLNFSVSQASNEQIIDWASLKDQSKPDKVSNEAWEVIWQNFVNSVGNKAGTYQDILADNATHLSQLGEYISDAVRLLGFEFQQISNTLVGNNQGNAIDDRFKAGTFGKNGVSEWDITATPDSSGDVTLSFGNSRRLFTKQTDGTYKGQLGDNATLTEEGGIYQLREENGTLISFRLDGKFDYIEDTNQSRITGSYTDGKLSRLDYTNGDFLTFSYNPQGLVSQTVDQDGRITGYQYDTTGQYLLSITTPDGTTTYTYETNLNSASLHAIKSITYPDNTSISYEYDNQGRLIKQSLNGNAQAITYSYDSAGGVTITDASGAISKLLYNDRGTLGRSEDPLQRLTQYQYDINGNLVKLINPDNTVSSYTYDKAGNITSSVNALGQQIKYSYETTYNQLSKVEDSRGNPLSYSYDNRGNLQQVTYADGSKETFTYNATGDVTVSVNRRNQTINYTYNSQGLLTRKDYTDGTSATYTYDTRGNLLSATDSDSSVSYTYDELDRLTRVSYGADRFLQFSYDSAGRRSQMIDQDGFTTNYNYDELGQLKSLTDGTGANIITYSYDLVGRLSREENGNGTYTTYSYDLAGQLLSLVNYDADETVNSYFNYTYDLAGRRTSLATLEGITSYGYDSIGQLTSVTLPNGRLIQYQYDVAGNRIKVTDSGLETGYSTNNLNQYTSVGGAAYSYDADGNLISKTEGGNTWTYVYDSENRLVGATTPDGIWSYEYDALGNRVASIHNGERTEYLLDPTGLGDVVGEYAGTGNIIARYTHGLGLVSRVDGTNAASYYDADAIGSIVGLTGSEGSYVNQYSYLPFGESLNKVEAVANPFEYVGQWGVMREGNSLDFMRARYYTPTEGRFINPDPIGMIGGINLYSYTQNQPQQFIDPLGLRTFSVGGSVTGGNYGIGGTFGISLVWDGSSFIPNVQWTAGGGLYAGAGLSGGINFGGTNAANAKQLTGKSDQFGWSGGLGIVAGNDVVLGNGYQGGFTNVGVGFGTPIEAHWFKTYTWEDLSDINWKDFIDTIDDFGDIIKDFVIPIIRSSDPNDIIGPAGFGSENWISASSTLPYTIRYENQATATAPAQQVTITHPLDADLDYRTFRLGDFGWGDLIFDVPDNVSFYNQRLDLTETYGFFVDVAAGIDILKGQAFWTITTIDPETGEIPTNPTIGFLPPDTESGIGDGFVNYTIRPKRNVTTGTVIDAEATIIFDINEPINTPPIFNTLDAGKPTSTLNPLPTSVAPGEFLVSWSGGDDNNGSGIAYYTVYVSDNGSAFTPWLTQTTLTEASYIGEAGHTYAFKVIASDNAGNTQEIPTNAGATTQVLETEINAIPILAANNGLTLNEASTSLITLTQLRVTDTDNSPTELTYTITGLPTQGIILLNGTPLTLNSTFTQADINNNLLSYAHNGSETTNDSFSFTVSDAAGGTISTTSFNITVNPINDAPLVNQTIPNFTLTEEQPFNFTLAANTFSDIDLGDTLTYSTNNLPNWLNFNAATQTFSGTPTLNDSGIYLLTVIATDSQGASVNNSFEITVLNLLKGGANNDTLSGTSNDDVLDGGLGIDRLIGKAGNDLYIVDSNRDVVIENASEGQDKIQSSVSYTLPANVEDLILTGTANINGTGNELDNTITGNSGNNLLKGLAGNDSLIGGNGKDTLVGGAGNDTLTGGEGDDQFLFGSGAVFASSAFGVDTITDFTKGSDKIVLSKLSFAALSSPVNSNLKAEKLAIINVNVAEETGVSSTQSAKIIYNLSSGNLLYNQNGNATGLGSGGVLATLTTIPELDNNDFLITT, from the coding sequence ATTAGTTTAACGCCGCCACCAGATTTAGAAGTTGAGTTAGTAGATGCACCAACCACAGCGACAGCAGGACGAAATTTAACCATTACTTATCAAGTTACTAACTTTGGGTCAACTTCTACCCCTAATTCCTCTTGGATAGATAGCATTTATTTATCGAGTGATAATCAGTTAAATATTAATACAGATTTGCGATTAGGAACGGTCACCCGTAATGGAATATTATCACCAGATGGGTCTTATACCAATTCTGGGACGTTTACCCTTCCTAATACTATCAGTGGGACATATTACGCTTTTGTGGTTACCGATAGCAATGATGTCGTATTTGAACTGGATAATAACAATAATGTCGGGTTTGATGCTACTCCCATAAATATCACAGTTGTGAGTGCTGATCTAGTTGTTAGTGCTACTACTTTACCGACAGCACAAGCGGGTAAATCTCTTCGCGTCGAATGGACAGTCACGAATCAGGGGATAGGAGATAGTGCTGTTACCAGTTGGAATGACCGAATAATTGCATCAATTGATAATATTGTTGGAAATGGGGATGATGTTGTTCTCGGAAATTATACAAGGACGGGACTTTTAAGCGCAGGAGGGTCATATTCTCGCAGTGAGATAGTAGCAATTCCCTTCAACTTATCGGGACAATATCAGGTATTCATCGTCACTGATAGTAATAATAATGTTTATGAACAGAATAATGAAGGCAATAATACAGCAGTTCAAACCGTAACCATAACCCGACAAACTCCAGATTTACAAGTTACTCAACTTAATGCACCCACCTCTGCACTATCAGGACAACCCTTTACCGTTAATTGGACAGTGCAAAATACAGGGGGAGGTCTTACTAATACTGATTACTGGTATGATGACGTTTACTTATCCACTGATGCCTTAATAAGTAATGATGATCTTTTACTAGAACGAGTGTATCACTCAGGCGCGTTAGAAGCATCACAACAATACAGCGTCAATCGTACTTTTACTTTACCCGCGAATTTAGAAGGTCAATTCTTTACTCTCGTTCGCACAGATAGTACCTATCGAGTTATTGAAGATATCGAGACAAATAATGATCGCGCTATAACCGGCACAGGAGAAGGAGGTAATATTCCTCCTACTACTATTACTCTAAGTCCGGTTGCTGATTTAGTGGTGGATAATGTGGATGCACCCACGACGGGTATTAGTGGACAATTATTAACCCTGAGTTGGACAGTCAGCAATACAGGGACAGCCGCTACAGGGACACGGGGATGGTATGATGCGGTGTATCTGTCCCGTGACCAAATCTTTGACCGCAACAGTGACCTTTATGTAGGTTATGTCAGTGCTAATGAAAACTTAGCGGTTGGGAATAGCTATACTCGTACTCAATCATTCCGTTTAACTCAAGGGTTATCAGGGCCTTATTATGCTTTTGTCGTTACAGATAGCGGGAATAATATTAATGAACGAGGAGGAGAAGCAAATAATATTAACTATGACCTTAATTCAGTTGAACTAAGTTTACCTCAGCCGGCTGATTTAGTGGTAGGAACCATTACTTTACCAGAGACGGGAATAGCCGGACAAAATGGAACCATTACCTATACAGTAACCAATTCAGGGGTTAATCCCGTTGTCGGAAGTTGGACGGATACCATTTATTTATCTAAAGACACCACTTGGGATATTAATGATACCTATTTTGGACAGGTTATTAATACAAATACGGTGGCGAGTGGGGGAAGTTATAGCAAGACGGTAACTGCACCTTTACCAGGGGTAGAAACGGGAGATTATCATGTTATTTTACGGAGTGATATTCGCAATCAAATTGTTGAGTCTAATGAGGAAAATAATCTCAAAGCGTCTCTGGATGACTTTAATATTGATGTTGAAGAATTAACATTAGGTGAATCCAGTAGCGGCACTTTAGGACAAGGACAAGGGGTTTATTATCGGGTTGATGTAGCGGCGGGAGAAACCCTTAAAGTTAAGTTAGATAGTGCTTCAGAAACGGCAGTTAATGAATTATATATCCGTTATGGAGAAGTCCCCACCCGCGCTAAATTTGATCGGGGATTTTCCGAACCTTTAGCCGCAGACCAAGAAATTCTTATTCCCGCCACCAGTAGCGGAACCTATTATATTTTGGCTTATGGAAATCAAGTTAGTGGCAGTCCTAATTATCAAATTGAAGCCGATTTAGTTCAATTTTCTATTTCAGATATCAGCACCAAACAAGGCAGTAATAAAGGTAAAGCTACCCTAGTGATTGATGGGGCTAAATTCTCTACTAATGATGAGATTAATTTAGTTGCTGCGGATGGAACATTGCGTCAAGCATCACGGGTTTGGTGGAAAGATAGCACCGAATTATGGGCAACTTTTGACTTACAAGGATTAGAGACGGGACTATATGATGTACAGGTCAAAAATGCTACTCAAACAGCCAGTTTAGAAGATGCTTTTACTGTTACTAATGGTGCTGTTGGGAATTTAGAAGTTAATGTTAGTGCCCCGAGTTCTTTACGTCCAGGTCAAGGGGGAATTGTTACGGTTAATTATGTGAATAGTGGAGAAACGGATATTGTTGCTCCTTTACTCACTTTAGTTGCTGAGAATGCTAATTTAAAATTACCCCAACAAAGCGCGGCAAGTGGGTCTAGTTTACAATTTTTAGGTATTAGTTCAACAGGCCCAGCAGGGATAGTAGCACCAGGACAACGAGGCAGTTTTTCAGTACAATTTACCCCAACAGTAAGTAGTGGCAGTCTTAATTTTAGTGTTTCTCAAGCGTCAAATGAGCAGATAATTGATTGGGCAAGTTTAAAAGATCAATCTAAACCTGATAAGGTTTCTAATGAAGCTTGGGAGGTCATCTGGCAAAACTTTGTCAATTCTGTAGGAAATAAAGCGGGGACTTATCAAGATATTTTGGCGGATAATGCCACTCATTTGAGTCAATTAGGAGAATATATATCCGATGCTGTACGTTTATTAGGGTTTGAATTCCAACAAATTAGTAATACTTTAGTAGGAAATAATCAAGGGAATGCAATTGATGACCGCTTCAAAGCAGGAACTTTTGGAAAGAATGGCGTTAGTGAGTGGGATATTACAGCGACTCCTGATAGTAGCGGAGATGTGACTTTATCCTTTGGGAATTCTCGGCGTTTATTTACTAAGCAAACTGATGGGACATATAAAGGTCAATTGGGTGATAATGCAACCCTAACTGAAGAGGGAGGAATTTATCAGTTAAGAGAAGAAAACGGAACGTTAATTAGTTTTCGTCTTGATGGCAAATTTGATTATATTGAGGATACTAATCAAAGTCGGATTACGGGTAGTTATACAGATGGAAAATTAAGCCGCTTAGATTATACAAACGGTGATTTCTTAACTTTTTCCTATAATCCTCAAGGTTTAGTTAGCCAAACTGTTGACCAAGATGGGCGAATAACGGGTTACCAATATGACACAACAGGACAGTATTTACTCAGCATCACAACACCAGATGGAACAACAACTTATACTTATGAAACTAATTTAAATTCAGCCAGTTTACACGCGATAAAATCGATTACTTATCCCGATAATACGAGTATTTCCTATGAGTATGACAATCAAGGAAGATTGATTAAACAAAGTTTAAATGGCAATGCTCAAGCAATTACTTATAGTTACGATTCAGCCGGAGGAGTTACTATTACTGATGCTTCGGGTGCGATTAGTAAGTTGTTATATAATGACCGAGGAACACTAGGAAGAAGTGAAGATCCCCTACAAAGATTAACTCAGTATCAATATGATATTAATGGGAATTTAGTTAAGTTAATTAATCCTGATAATACTGTCTCAAGTTACACTTATGACAAAGCGGGTAATATTACCTCTTCAGTAAACGCCCTCGGACAACAGATTAAATATTCCTATGAAACGACTTACAATCAACTGTCTAAGGTTGAAGATTCACGCGGTAATCCCCTCAGTTATAGTTATGATAATCGAGGAAATTTACAACAAGTAACCTATGCAGATGGCAGTAAAGAAACCTTTACTTATAATGCGACTGGAGATGTAACCGTTTCAGTTAATCGTCGGAATCAAACTATTAATTATACCTACAACTCCCAAGGATTATTAACCCGTAAAGATTATACCGACGGAACATCCGCGACTTACACTTATGATACTCGCGGTAATCTTTTATCGGCGACGGATTCAGATAGTAGTGTTAGTTATACTTATGATGAATTAGACCGTCTAACTCGAGTCAGTTATGGGGCCGATCGCTTCTTACAATTTAGTTATGATAGTGCTGGCCGTCGTTCTCAAATGATCGATCAAGATGGGTTTACTACTAATTATAACTATGACGAATTAGGGCAGTTAAAGAGCCTTACAGACGGCACAGGAGCGAATATTATCACTTATAGTTATGATTTAGTCGGTCGTCTGAGTCGTGAAGAGAATGGGAATGGAACTTACACAACTTATAGTTATGATTTAGCGGGACAGTTGTTAAGTCTGGTGAATTATGATGCTGATGAAACCGTTAATTCTTACTTTAATTATACCTATGATTTAGCGGGTCGTCGTACCAGTCTGGCTACACTGGAGGGTATTACCAGTTATGGGTATGATTCCATCGGACAGTTAACGTCTGTAACCTTACCTAATGGTCGTTTAATTCAGTATCAATATGATGTCGCAGGTAACAGAATTAAGGTAACTGATAGCGGTTTAGAAACGGGTTACAGTACCAATAATCTTAATCAATATACGAGTGTAGGAGGCGCGGCTTATAGTTATGATGCTGATGGGAATTTAATTTCTAAAACTGAGGGGGGTAATACTTGGACTTATGTTTATGATAGTGAAAATCGTCTTGTGGGTGCGACAACTCCTGACGGAATTTGGAGTTATGAATATGATGCGTTAGGAAATCGGGTTGCTAGTATTCATAATGGTGAACGCACTGAGTATTTACTCGATCCCACTGGGTTAGGTGATGTGGTTGGGGAATATGCGGGGACAGGGAATATAATTGCTCGTTATACTCATGGTTTGGGTTTGGTGAGTCGGGTTGATGGGACGAATGCGGCGAGTTATTATGATGCAGATGCGATTGGGTCTATTGTTGGGTTAACGGGTTCTGAGGGGAGTTATGTTAATCAGTACAGTTATTTACCGTTTGGGGAAAGTTTAAATAAGGTTGAGGCGGTTGCTAACCCGTTTGAGTATGTGGGCCAATGGGGGGTGATGCGGGAAGGTAATAGTCTCGATTTTATGCGAGCGAGATACTACACACCTACAGAGGGGAGATTTATTAATCCTGATCCTATAGGAATGATTGGAGGAATTAATTTATATAGTTATACTCAAAATCAACCCCAACAATTTATTGATCCTTTGGGTTTGAGGACATTTTCGGTGGGAGGAAGCGTTACAGGAGGAAACTATGGAATTGGTGGTACGTTTGGAATATCGCTAGTTTGGGATGGATCAAGTTTTATTCCAAATGTTCAGTGGACGGCGGGAGGAGGACTTTACGCTGGTGCAGGATTATCTGGAGGAATAAATTTTGGGGGAACTAATGCTGCTAATGCTAAACAATTAACAGGTAAGAGTGATCAATTTGGTTGGAGTGGTGGATTAGGAATAGTTGCAGGAAATGACGTTGTTTTGGGGAACGGATATCAAGGCGGATTTACAAACGTTGGCGTAGGATTTGGAACGCCGATTGAAGCACATTGGTTTAAAACTTATACTTGGGAGGATTTAAGTGACATTAATTGGAAGGATTTTATTGACACAATTGACGATTTTGGTGACATAATTAAAGATTTTGTTATTCCCATCATCCGCTCCTCCGATCCCAACGACATCATAGGCCCCGCCGGCTTCGGTTCAGAAAACTGGATCTCTGCATCCTCAACCCTCCCCTACACCATCCGCTACGAAAACCAAGCCACTGCCACCGCACCCGCGCAACAAGTCACCATTACCCATCCCTTAGACGCAGACCTCGATTATCGCACCTTCCGTCTAGGAGACTTTGGTTGGGGAGATTTAATCTTCGATGTACCTGATAACGTCTCCTTCTATAACCAGCGCCTAGACTTAACCGAAACTTACGGCTTTTTCGTCGATGTCGCCGCCGGAATTGATATCCTCAAAGGACAAGCATTCTGGACAATTACCACCATAGACCCCGAAACCGGCGAAATTCCCACAAATCCAACTATCGGCTTCCTACCCCCCGACACAGAAAGTGGCATCGGAGACGGATTTGTCAACTATACCATCCGTCCCAAACGCAACGTCACCACAGGCACAGTCATCGATGCAGAAGCGACAATCATCTTTGACATTAACGAACCCATCAACACCCCACCCATCTTTAACACCCTCGATGCTGGTAAACCCACAAGCACCCTTAACCCTCTTCCCACTTCCGTTGCACCTGGAGAATTCCTGGTTAGTTGGAGTGGTGGGGATGATAATAACGGTTCTGGAATAGCTTACTATACCGTTTATGTCTCCGATAACGGAAGTGCTTTTACCCCTTGGTTAACTCAAACCACCCTAACAGAAGCTTCCTATATTGGTGAAGCCGGCCATACATACGCTTTCAAAGTCATTGCAAGTGACAACGCCGGTAACACTCAAGAAATTCCCACAAACGCTGGCGCAACTACCCAAGTCCTAGAGACAGAAATTAATGCTATTCCTATCCTCGCCGCTAATAACGGTCTTACCTTAAACGAAGCAAGCACAAGTTTAATTACCCTAACCCAGTTACGAGTTACCGACACTGATAATAGTCCCACCGAACTCACCTACACTATAACCGGATTACCCACTCAGGGAATCATTTTACTCAACGGAACCCCACTAACCCTCAATAGCACTTTTACCCAAGCAGATATTAATAATAACCTCCTCAGTTATGCTCACAATGGCAGCGAAACGACTAACGACAGCTTCAGCTTTACCGTTTCCGATGCCGCAGGAGGAACCATCTCCACCACAAGCTTTAACATCACCGTTAACCCCATTAACGATGCACCTCTTGTTAATCAAACTATTCCCAACTTCACTCTAACCGAAGAACAACCGTTTAACTTTACCCTAGCCGCTAATACTTTTAGCGATATCGATTTAGGAGATACCCTCACTTATAGCACTAATAATTTACCTAATTGGTTAAACTTTAATGCCGCCACACAAACCTTTAGTGGAACACCAACCCTTAATGATTCTGGCATTTATTTATTAACAGTTATCGCCACTGATAGCCAAGGAGCTAGTGTTAATAATAGCTTTGAGATTACCGTTTTAAATTTGCTCAAAGGAGGAGCTAATAATGATACACTTAGCGGCACATCTAACGATGATGTTTTGGATGGGGGACTGGGGATTGATAGATTAATTGGAAAAGCCGGTAATGACCTCTACATCGTTGATAGTAACCGAGATGTAGTCATTGAAAATGCCTCCGAAGGTCAAGATAAAATACAATCTTCAGTGAGTTATACTCTCCCCGCGAATGTGGAGGACTTGATTTTAACGGGGACAGCAAATATTAATGGAACCGGCAATGAACTCGATAATACTATTACGGGAAATAGCGGCAATAATTTACTCAAAGGATTAGCCGGCAATGATAGTTTAATAGGAGGAAATGGCAAGGATACTTTAGTAGGAGGAGCCGGCAATGATACCCTCACTGGCGGCGAAGGAGATGATCAATTCTTATTTGGAAGTGGAGCGGTTTTTGCCTCAAGTGCTTTCGGTGTAGATACTATAACCGATTTTACCAAAGGCAGCGATAAAATTGTGTTAAGTAAGTTGTCATTTGCCGCTTTATCAAGTCCTGTGAATAGCAATTTGAAAGCTGAGAAACTAGCTATTATTAATGTTAATGTAGCTGAAGAAACTGGCGTAAGTTCAACTCAGTCTGCTAAAATAATTTACAATTTATCTAGTGGCAATTTATTGTATAATCAAAATGGAAATGCTACGGGATTAGGAAGCGGCGGTGTGTTGGCTACTTTAACGACAATTCCTGAATTGGATAATAATGACTTTTTAATAACTACCTAA
- a CDS encoding DUF308 domain-containing protein, with protein sequence MKVRLPTYSLPQRQQLIQLPRCTQSPWLWGGVGALIGFLAFILIKAQWNPSSLFLVMFGIIGVILGLWALKKWLKQYYRELEFDYSLKMEKWQKTQRLMQRYHQRKSWVNPKLRAAQLRELLQGKVLQPTGKSLAQQGVSEKYFFEILKGYFKDLVSYGGEFPIPGSQLKYSHDIVYIDPTTGLHIDIEIDEPYEGKSKRPHHCIDDEKDKRRNQYFLENNWIIIRFAEEQVVRHPHSCCKLIAQTLVDLTAKLAYLKGFSDIDELPKIECWTVTDARRMAAWKLREIYLEEMGVYKQMSDQSGKKKKKRWNNKKKG encoded by the coding sequence ATGAAAGTGCGATTACCCACATACTCGTTGCCACAACGACAACAATTAATCCAATTACCTCGCTGCACTCAATCACCTTGGTTGTGGGGCGGCGTTGGAGCATTAATAGGATTCCTTGCTTTCATTTTAATCAAGGCTCAATGGAATCCGAGCAGCTTGTTTTTGGTGATGTTTGGGATAATAGGGGTGATATTGGGACTGTGGGCATTAAAGAAGTGGTTGAAACAATATTATAGAGAGCTTGAGTTTGATTACTCCTTAAAAATGGAGAAATGGCAGAAAACTCAGAGGTTGATGCAACGGTATCACCAACGTAAGAGTTGGGTTAACCCCAAACTACGAGCCGCACAATTAAGGGAGTTGCTACAGGGTAAGGTTTTACAGCCAACGGGAAAGTCCCTTGCTCAACAGGGGGTCAGCGAGAAATACTTCTTTGAGATATTAAAGGGATATTTTAAGGATTTGGTGAGCTATGGGGGTGAGTTTCCTATTCCAGGCAGTCAGTTGAAATACAGTCACGACATTGTGTATATTGATCCTACTACAGGGTTACATATCGATATAGAAATTGATGAACCCTACGAGGGAAAAAGTAAGCGACCCCATCATTGCATCGATGACGAGAAGGATAAACGTAGAAATCAGTATTTTTTAGAAAACAACTGGATAATTATTCGCTTCGCCGAGGAGCAAGTGGTTCGCCATCCCCATTCTTGCTGTAAGTTAATAGCCCAAACTCTTGTTGATCTTACTGCTAAATTGGCTTACTTGAAGGGCTTCTCCGATATTGATGAGTTGCCTAAAATCGAGTGTTGGACGGTTACGGATGCCCGTCGGATGGCAGCATGGAAACTGAGGGAGATATATCTCGAAGAGATGGGGGTTTATAAGCAAATGTCTGATCAATCGGGCAAAAAAAAGAAAAAGCGATGGAACAATAAGAAGAAGGGCTAG